One Anopheles ziemanni unplaced genomic scaffold, idAnoZiCoDA_A2_x.2 scaffold_13_ctg1, whole genome shotgun sequence genomic window carries:
- the LOC131292907 gene encoding uncharacterized protein LOC131292907 — MEWEAFKQSGSSAIPWADLGVGITRDEDAFLQAASTSGIVEANRQISVENRVEVIGSGSLILSTEEPETISSHEDTSIDGSDDDDDDIRVDCTRLARYVDSYSRHEALRRWAILELVSRSSLGKLLAILRKDYKLQLPKDARTLTKSSSQVSIDGLPLFKSSNTQLWPILIKVEELVDAPVMLVGVFGGQAKPENIEQYLRPLVLEVNDLQQRGLQFGDKQVHFKLRAIVADSPARAYLKAVTSYTGKHGCLKCSCVGEYIKPENKVIFDSVNSAPRTDAGFRAKVDKDHHKSWRTPLEDINNFHLIEDVVSIAS, encoded by the exons atggagtGGGAGGCATTCAAGCAAAGTGGATCAAGTGCTATACCGTGGGCAGATCTAGGCGTTG GTATAACCCGAGATGAAGATGCTTTTTTACAAGCGGCATCTACGAGCGGCATTGTTGAAGCCAACCGCCAGATAAGTGTAGAAAACAGGGTGGAGGTTATTGGTAGTGGAAGCTTAATTTTATCCACGGAGGAACCTGAAACAATTTCGAGCCATGAGGACACATCTATTGACGgatctgatgatgatgatgatgacatcAGAGTGGATTGCACTAGGTTGGCTAGATATGTAGATAGCTATAGCCGACATGAGGCGTTGAGACGGTGGGCAATCTTGGAACTCGTATCACGTTCGTCTCTAGGAAAACTTCTGGCGATCTTGAGGAAGGATTATAAATTGCAACTTCCTAAAGATGCACGGACACTTACCAAATCATCCTC ACAAGTGTCGATCGATGGGCTTCCCCTTTTTAAAAGTTCAAACACACAACTGTGGCCAATACTTATAAAGGTGGAAGAATTGGTAGATGCTCCGGTAATGCTTGTCGGTGTTTTTGGGGGACAAGCAAAGCCGGAGAACATCGAACAATATCTTCGGCCGCTAGTGTTGGAGGTGAACGATCTCCAGCAAAGAGGCTTGCAGTTCGGTGACAAGCAGGTGCATTTTAAACTTCGCGCCATTGTTGCCGATTCTCCGGCGCGGGCGTATCTAAAAGCTGTCACCAGTTATACTGGTAAGCATGGATGCTTAAAGTGTTCCTGTGTTGGGGAATACATCAAACCGGAGAATAAAGTCATTTTTGACTCCGTGAACTCTGCACCGCGCACGGACGCGGGCTTTCGAGCTAAGGTAGACAAGGACCATCATAAGAGTTGGCGGACACCACTAGAAGATATAAATAATTTCCATTTAATAGAAGACGTCGTT